The Aggregatilinea lenta genome includes a region encoding these proteins:
- a CDS encoding amino acid ABC transporter ATP-binding protein yields MADTPSGEPIIICRDVNKWFGNFHVLKDVSLTVQPQEVVVIIGPSGSGKSTFIRCINRLEEHQEGEIVVDGIELSHDVRNIATIRSEIGMVFQQFNLFPHLTVMQNVTLAPRYVRRQPRHNTDQIALQLLDRVGIPEQARKYPGQLSGGQQQRVAIARALAMQPKIMLFDEPTSALDPEMIKEVLDVMKELAQSGMTMLVVTHEMSFAREVADRIVFFDEGRIVEIGTPEHFFTNPQHERTKLFLSQIL; encoded by the coding sequence ATGGCAGACACTCCATCAGGCGAGCCAATCATCATTTGTCGAGACGTCAACAAGTGGTTCGGCAACTTCCACGTGCTCAAAGACGTGAGCCTTACCGTGCAGCCGCAGGAAGTCGTCGTGATCATCGGCCCATCCGGGTCCGGTAAATCGACCTTCATCCGCTGCATCAACCGCCTGGAAGAGCACCAGGAAGGCGAAATCGTCGTGGACGGCATCGAGCTGAGCCACGATGTGCGTAACATCGCCACCATCCGCAGCGAGATCGGCATGGTCTTCCAGCAGTTCAACCTGTTCCCGCACCTGACCGTGATGCAAAACGTGACGCTGGCCCCGCGCTACGTGCGCCGCCAGCCACGCCACAACACGGACCAGATCGCGCTGCAATTGCTCGACCGCGTGGGCATCCCCGAACAGGCGCGCAAGTATCCCGGCCAGCTCTCCGGCGGCCAGCAGCAGCGTGTCGCCATCGCGCGGGCGCTGGCGATGCAGCCCAAGATCATGCTGTTCGACGAGCCGACCTCCGCGCTGGATCCGGAGATGATCAAGGAAGTGCTGGACGTGATGAAGGAGCTGGCACAGAGCGGCATGACGATGCTCGTCGTCACGCACGAGATGAGCTTCGCGCGTGAAGTCGCCGACCGCATCGTGTTTTTCGACGAAGGGCGCATCGTGGAGATCGGTACGCCGGAGCACTTCTTCACCAACCCGCAGCACGAACGCACTAAACTATTCTTATCGCAAATTCTGTAG
- a CDS encoding amino acid ABC transporter permease, translating to MRGPYSDSDFYVAPPTPPASRRPPITTVGPLGWARQNLFSSIGNTLATVVTALVVGGLLWALFAWAIRSAQWSVVFNNLRVIMAGFYNRDEIWRIQVTTAILIFLSGLSTGIWGAITRSAFVGVMVTVAFILLIPILGASIPEPPAYVLIEPERTPTNVTFLGHEGDEVSFAVEPLTSPDDASIPLGYIEQRSRTEWSTQARNAASGSLDLSAYNLALTVRLVDDADAPVSEDGEPVRIVTDATTPGGKQTVTLPETGWYALEVTRDDEANDTNAGYAWLRLDGIELFASAQDAQQDRIAEYGLPPGGDRVLFAEEDAFRFEGTRTFAEFISLQVAPFFNKLAAPAVVALVLFLNGWLIGYLGKRERPVRRTTIAAWIISPLAIYIILAGISGSRFLPYVPPANWGGLLLTLLLTIVGIVASFPLGVGLALGRRSDLPAIKWICTLFIETVRGVPLITILFMAKLIVPFFWSALVNIDLTVRMMIGVTLFSAAYVAENVRGGLQIIPRGQLEAARALGMNPMLTTTLIVLPQALRAVIPALVGQFISLFKDTSLVAVVGLFELVGIVDTIVSGQPIYRPYQREAYIFIAIIYFVISYAMSGVSYRLEASGAGSVRKVR from the coding sequence ATGCGGGGACCCTATTCCGACTCCGACTTCTACGTGGCCCCGCCTACGCCGCCCGCAAGCCGCCGCCCGCCGATCACCACAGTTGGGCCGCTGGGATGGGCCAGGCAGAATCTGTTCAGCAGCATCGGCAACACCCTCGCCACCGTCGTAACGGCGCTGGTCGTGGGCGGGCTGCTGTGGGCCCTCTTCGCGTGGGCCATCCGCAGCGCGCAGTGGAGCGTGGTCTTCAACAACCTGCGCGTGATCATGGCCGGGTTCTACAACCGCGACGAGATCTGGCGCATTCAGGTCACGACGGCGATCCTGATCTTTTTGAGCGGCCTGTCGACCGGCATCTGGGGCGCGATCACGCGGAGCGCGTTCGTGGGCGTGATGGTGACGGTCGCCTTCATCCTGCTGATCCCTATCCTGGGAGCCAGCATCCCCGAACCGCCCGCCTACGTGTTGATCGAGCCGGAGCGCACGCCAACGAACGTCACGTTTCTGGGCCACGAAGGGGACGAAGTCTCGTTCGCCGTCGAGCCGCTCACCTCGCCCGACGACGCGTCGATCCCGCTCGGCTACATCGAGCAGCGATCGCGCACGGAGTGGTCCACGCAAGCCCGTAACGCTGCCAGCGGCAGCCTCGATCTGTCCGCCTACAACCTCGCGCTGACCGTGCGGCTGGTGGACGACGCCGACGCGCCCGTCAGCGAGGATGGCGAGCCAGTGCGTATCGTCACCGACGCCACCACGCCCGGCGGCAAGCAGACGGTGACCCTGCCCGAAACCGGGTGGTATGCGCTGGAAGTCACCCGCGACGACGAGGCCAACGACACCAACGCGGGGTACGCGTGGCTGCGCCTGGACGGCATCGAGCTGTTCGCCAGCGCGCAGGATGCCCAGCAGGATCGCATCGCGGAGTATGGCCTGCCGCCGGGAGGCGACCGCGTGCTGTTCGCCGAAGAGGACGCCTTTCGCTTCGAGGGCACGCGCACCTTCGCGGAGTTTATCAGCCTGCAGGTCGCGCCGTTCTTCAATAAGCTGGCCGCGCCTGCCGTCGTCGCTCTGGTGCTGTTCCTCAATGGCTGGCTGATCGGCTACCTGGGCAAGCGCGAGCGCCCCGTACGACGCACCACGATCGCGGCGTGGATCATCTCGCCGCTAGCGATCTACATCATCCTGGCCGGGATCTCCGGCTCGCGCTTCCTGCCCTACGTGCCGCCCGCCAATTGGGGCGGTCTGCTGCTGACTCTGCTGCTGACCATTGTCGGCATCGTGGCGTCGTTCCCGCTCGGCGTCGGGCTGGCGCTGGGGCGGCGCAGCGACCTACCCGCGATCAAGTGGATCTGCACGCTGTTCATCGAGACGGTGCGCGGCGTGCCGCTGATCACGATCCTGTTCATGGCCAAGCTGATCGTGCCGTTCTTCTGGTCGGCGCTGGTCAACATCGACCTAACGGTGCGCATGATGATCGGCGTCACGCTGTTCTCTGCCGCTTACGTGGCCGAAAACGTGCGCGGTGGCCTGCAGATCATCCCCAGAGGCCAACTCGAAGCGGCCCGCGCCCTGGGCATGAACCCCATGCTGACCACGACGCTGATCGTGCTGCCGCAGGCGCTGCGCGCGGTCATCCCGGCGCTGGTCGGGCAGTTCATCAGCCTGTTCAAGGATACGTCGCTGGTCGCGGTCGTCGGCTTGTTTGAACTGGTCGGGATCGTGGATACTATAGTGAGCGGCCAGCCGATCTACCGGCCCTACCAGCGTGAGGCGTATATTTTTATCGCCATCATCTACTTCGTCATCAGCTACGCAATGTCCGGCGTGAGCTACCGCCTGGAAGCGTCCGGGGCAGGCAGCGTGCGCAAGGTGCGCTAA
- a CDS encoding amino acid ABC transporter permease, with product MAEPTPSRLTPSAHAPVPFWRDIRVIQIFLQIVFVVLVVAFFYLLINNLVTGLERSNLPIDFGILTRPFGTQISEGQMDFNPGKSSNLQALWAGLQNTLRVVSVGLIGATILGILVGVGRLATNALIRSVSSVYIEIFRNTPLLVQLYFIYRGMRLVLPETLRDSIQLPGSVYLNRRAVNFPLVQGTDTVWILWIALAVGLAVGIGLWVWRLRVQERTGQPANVLYWFIPSVLVTGLVGWLLSGGPLDVQTPELQGFNFSGGDRLSAEYLALTIGLILYTAAFIADIVRAGIQAVQYGQIEAARAQGLTQAQTLRLIVLPQALRLIIPPLGNQYLNLAKNSSLGIAIGFFDTYNIANVIANQTGQSVTLFASMMAIYLTMSLVISLVMNLVNYFMRLRER from the coding sequence ATGGCCGAACCAACTCCTTCGCGGCTCACGCCGTCTGCCCATGCCCCGGTTCCCTTTTGGCGAGATATCCGGGTAATTCAGATATTTTTGCAGATCGTCTTCGTCGTTCTGGTGGTCGCATTCTTTTACCTGCTGATCAACAATCTGGTCACCGGGCTGGAACGCAGCAACCTGCCGATCGACTTCGGCATTCTGACGCGCCCCTTCGGCACGCAGATCTCCGAAGGCCAGATGGACTTCAACCCCGGCAAGTCGTCCAACCTCCAGGCGTTGTGGGCGGGCCTGCAAAACACGCTGCGCGTGGTGAGTGTCGGCCTGATCGGGGCGACCATCCTGGGCATCCTGGTCGGCGTCGGGCGGCTCGCCACCAACGCCCTCATCCGCAGCGTGTCCAGCGTCTACATCGAGATCTTCCGCAATACCCCCCTTCTGGTGCAGCTCTATTTCATTTATCGCGGCATGCGCCTCGTCCTGCCGGAGACGCTGCGCGACTCGATCCAACTGCCGGGATCCGTCTACCTCAACCGCCGCGCGGTGAACTTTCCATTGGTGCAGGGCACGGACACGGTCTGGATACTGTGGATCGCGCTCGCCGTGGGGCTGGCGGTCGGCATCGGACTGTGGGTCTGGCGGCTGCGCGTCCAGGAGCGAACCGGGCAGCCGGCCAACGTGCTGTACTGGTTCATTCCCAGTGTCCTCGTGACCGGGTTGGTTGGTTGGCTGTTGTCCGGCGGGCCGCTTGACGTCCAGACGCCGGAACTGCAGGGCTTCAACTTCTCCGGCGGGGATCGTCTCTCGGCGGAGTACCTCGCGCTGACCATCGGGCTGATTCTCTACACCGCCGCGTTCATCGCGGACATCGTGCGCGCGGGCATCCAGGCGGTGCAGTACGGCCAGATCGAAGCGGCGCGCGCGCAGGGCTTAACCCAGGCGCAGACGCTGCGGCTGATCGTGCTGCCCCAGGCGCTACGCCTGATCATCCCGCCGCTGGGCAACCAGTACCTGAACCTCGCCAAAAACTCCAGCCTGGGCATCGCCATCGGCTTTTTCGACACCTACAATATCGCCAACGTCATCGCCAACCAGACCGGCCAGTCGGTCACGCTGTTTGCGTCGATGATGGCAATCTACCTGACGATGAGCCTCGTCATTTCGCTGGTCATGAATCTGGTCAATTATTTCATGCGGCTCAGGGAGCGTTGA
- a CDS encoding amino acid ABC transporter substrate-binding protein: MNRFSRVVLLTVLTFALIAAFSFPAASFAQDDTPGKLQEVIDRGVLNCGVNGQLPGFAALNPDTNVMEGFDADFCRAVAAAIFGEATEDNVNFVQLTAQERFTAVQTGQVDVLFRNTTATFSRDTELGLDFGPTTFYDGQGLMVRADAGVTSIDDLNGASICSLTGTTTELNITEAMESRGLEYELVPFEQSSETIAAFEEGRCDVLTSDRSQLAGLRSNAADPGSMVMLDDVISKEPLGPAYLAGDAQWGDVVNWTVYATIQAEEFGITSENVSEFLSSDNDSILRFLGQGDSATGSLVGLDNDFVVNVITSVGNYGEMFARNVGPDSDLGLARGQNALWTDGGLMYSPPWR; the protein is encoded by the coding sequence ATGAACCGTTTCTCCCGTGTAGTCTTACTTACCGTTCTCACCTTTGCCCTCATTGCTGCCTTTAGCTTCCCCGCTGCTTCTTTCGCGCAAGACGATACCCCCGGCAAGCTCCAAGAAGTGATCGACCGGGGCGTGCTGAACTGCGGCGTGAACGGCCAGCTCCCCGGCTTTGCAGCGCTCAACCCTGACACCAACGTGATGGAAGGCTTCGACGCCGACTTCTGCCGCGCGGTCGCCGCCGCGATCTTTGGCGAAGCGACCGAAGACAACGTCAATTTCGTGCAGCTAACGGCGCAGGAGCGTTTTACCGCCGTTCAGACCGGCCAGGTGGACGTCCTGTTCCGTAACACCACCGCCACCTTCTCGCGCGATACGGAGCTGGGTCTCGATTTTGGGCCGACGACGTTCTACGATGGCCAGGGCCTGATGGTCCGCGCGGATGCAGGCGTCACCTCGATTGACGACCTGAACGGCGCGTCGATCTGCTCGCTGACCGGCACGACGACCGAGCTGAACATCACCGAAGCGATGGAATCGCGCGGGCTGGAATATGAGTTGGTGCCGTTCGAGCAGTCGAGCGAAACCATTGCCGCCTTTGAAGAAGGCCGCTGCGACGTCCTAACCTCCGACCGCAGCCAGTTGGCGGGTCTGCGCTCCAACGCTGCCGACCCTGGCTCGATGGTCATGCTTGACGACGTCATCTCCAAGGAGCCGCTCGGCCCGGCGTACCTCGCCGGTGACGCGCAGTGGGGCGACGTGGTTAACTGGACCGTCTATGCGACCATTCAGGCGGAAGAGTTCGGCATCACCTCCGAAAACGTGAGCGAGTTCCTCTCGTCCGACAACGACAGCATCCTGCGCTTCCTGGGCCAGGGCGACTCCGCCACCGGTTCGCTGGTGGGCCTGGACAACGACTTTGTGGTGAATGTCATCACCTCGGTCGGCAACTACGGCGAAATGTTCGCCCGCAACGTGGGTCCCGACAGCGATCTGGGCCTCGCGCGCGGTCAGAACGCCCTGTGGACCGACGGCGGCCTGATGTACTCGCCGCCCTGGCGCTAA
- a CDS encoding alanyl-tRNA editing protein: MTDLLYQTDSYLQTFQAAVSGIDEANHAVILDRTAFYPGGGGQPYDRGTLRAGATTYPVSRAKKAGADVLHFVDENSPLPFPGDMVEGMLDWKRRYQLMRTHTAMHILCGTVFRDYGALVTGGDMDPLQGRMDFEFETMHRDLVDAIEQAINAEVQNARDVQVKILPRAEAFQIPDLIRTKINLLPEGIEQVRVVEIVGLDLQADGGTHVRNTSEVGHIRVTDYKSKGKINKRLYVQIED; this comes from the coding sequence ATGACCGACCTGCTCTACCAGACGGACAGCTACCTGCAAACGTTCCAGGCTGCCGTCAGCGGCATTGACGAGGCCAACCACGCCGTCATTCTGGACCGCACGGCATTTTATCCCGGCGGCGGCGGGCAGCCCTACGACCGGGGCACGCTGCGCGCCGGGGCGACGACCTACCCCGTCTCGCGGGCCAAAAAAGCGGGCGCGGACGTGCTGCATTTCGTCGACGAAAACAGTCCGCTGCCCTTCCCCGGCGACATGGTCGAAGGTATGCTCGACTGGAAGCGCCGCTACCAATTGATGCGCACGCACACCGCTATGCACATCCTGTGCGGCACGGTGTTTCGCGACTACGGCGCGCTGGTCACGGGCGGCGACATGGACCCACTCCAGGGACGCATGGACTTCGAGTTCGAGACGATGCACCGCGATCTGGTGGACGCCATCGAGCAAGCCATCAACGCGGAGGTGCAAAATGCGCGGGACGTGCAGGTCAAAATCCTGCCGCGCGCCGAGGCGTTTCAGATCCCGGACCTGATCCGCACCAAGATCAACCTGCTGCCGGAAGGGATCGAGCAGGTCCGCGTGGTGGAGATCGTCGGGCTGGACTTGCAGGCGGACGGCGGCACACACGTGCGCAACACGTCCGAGGTGGGCCATATTCGCGTCACAGATTACAAGAGTAAGGGCAAGATCAACAAGCGGCTCTACGTGCAGATCGAAGATTAG
- a CDS encoding DoxX family membrane protein, protein MNYADLQTRFDRLDRRITFWMARHGLRIMRLSLGVVFLWFGALKLFPDLSPAEDLVRETTYFVDPDWFIPVLAVWEMAIGLGLIVGKFMRITLLLLFLQMPGTALPLVVKPDAVWTHFPYALTLEGQYIIKNMVLVGAGIVLGGTARGGGLDPDPEPDDEIGRP, encoded by the coding sequence GTGAACTACGCCGATCTGCAAACGCGCTTCGACCGGCTGGACCGCCGCATCACGTTTTGGATGGCCCGGCACGGCCTGCGCATCATGCGCTTAAGCCTGGGCGTGGTCTTCCTATGGTTTGGTGCGCTCAAGCTGTTCCCCGACCTCAGTCCCGCCGAGGATCTCGTGCGCGAAACGACGTACTTTGTCGATCCCGATTGGTTCATTCCGGTGCTCGCCGTGTGGGAAATGGCGATCGGCCTGGGGTTGATCGTCGGCAAGTTCATGCGGATCACGCTGCTGCTGTTGTTCCTGCAGATGCCCGGCACGGCGCTGCCGCTGGTCGTCAAGCCCGACGCGGTCTGGACACACTTCCCCTACGCGCTCACGCTCGAAGGGCAGTACATCATCAAAAACATGGTGCTCGTCGGCGCGGGGATCGTGCTTGGCGGCACGGCGCGCGGCGGCGGGCTGGACCCCGATCCCGAGCCGGACGACGAGATCGGCAGGCCATGA
- a CDS encoding heterodisulfide reductase-related iron-sulfur binding cluster: MLSPVEMVLFLLAVVASLYLTQRTFRQAAAVIDRGEGQLTTDNLPRRLWRAVEVAVTQRTVLRARPGTSIMHAFIVWGFLFYALVNVGDVLEGYFDIQFLGDGLIGGLYRFVADVLSVLVLVGMVYFLLRRFWIKSPALTFHDNVKLHEHVQSGIRRDSMIVGVFILVHVGARFLGRSFWIAEEWGDVWQPFAGLIARLWDGLDTDTLITMEHLTWWLALGAILVFIPYFPYTKHMHLFMGPLNYFTRPERVSLGALPPLDFEDDEREQFGAARLEHLQKTHLFDAFACIMCNRCQDVCPAYVTGKELSPSALEINKRYEIKDHMPRLATGAESPRPLLDFAITPSAVWACTSCGACVDICPVGNEPMFDIMDIRRNQVLVESDFPAELQGAFKGMENSGNPWQMSQSRMAWAEGLDVPTVDEVDDYEILYWVGCAASLEPRAQQTARALVGVLHKAGIRFAVLGERESCTGDSARRAGNEYLFYEMAMANIATLDEIKPRRILVTCPHCFHTLGKEYQQFGGHYDVVHHTEYLDELIRDKRLAPGSSKAPNVTFHDPCYLGRQNGVIEAPRHVLEQVSDAPLIEMARSGRKSFCCGAGGAQFWKEEEPGTARVNLTRYAEAKDTGAETLAVGCPFCMRMLADAANDASGAGGPQVKDVVEILAEQMGIEV; the protein is encoded by the coding sequence ATGCTTTCTCCTGTCGAAATGGTTTTGTTTCTCCTCGCAGTGGTCGCTTCGCTCTATCTCACGCAACGCACCTTCCGCCAGGCGGCGGCTGTCATCGATCGCGGCGAAGGCCAGCTCACCACCGACAACCTGCCGCGCCGCCTGTGGCGCGCCGTCGAGGTCGCAGTGACGCAGCGCACGGTGCTGCGCGCGCGGCCCGGCACCAGCATTATGCACGCCTTCATCGTGTGGGGCTTCCTGTTCTACGCGCTGGTCAACGTTGGGGACGTGCTCGAAGGTTATTTCGACATCCAGTTCCTGGGCGACGGCCTGATCGGCGGACTGTACCGCTTCGTCGCGGACGTGCTCAGCGTGCTGGTGCTGGTGGGCATGGTCTACTTCCTGCTGCGGCGGTTCTGGATCAAGTCGCCCGCGCTGACCTTCCACGACAACGTGAAGCTGCACGAGCACGTCCAGTCGGGTATCCGGCGCGACTCGATGATCGTCGGCGTGTTCATCCTGGTGCACGTCGGCGCGCGATTCCTGGGCCGCTCATTCTGGATCGCGGAGGAATGGGGCGACGTGTGGCAGCCGTTCGCGGGCCTGATTGCGCGGCTGTGGGACGGGTTGGACACCGACACGTTGATCACGATGGAGCACCTGACGTGGTGGCTGGCGCTCGGCGCGATCCTGGTTTTCATCCCCTATTTCCCCTACACCAAGCACATGCACCTGTTCATGGGGCCGCTGAACTATTTCACCCGCCCGGAGCGCGTCTCGCTCGGCGCGCTGCCACCGCTCGACTTCGAGGACGACGAGCGCGAGCAATTCGGCGCGGCGCGGCTGGAACACCTGCAAAAGACGCACCTGTTCGACGCCTTTGCGTGCATTATGTGCAACCGCTGCCAGGACGTCTGCCCCGCCTACGTGACCGGCAAGGAGCTGTCCCCCTCTGCGCTGGAAATCAACAAGCGCTACGAGATCAAGGACCACATGCCGAGGCTGGCGACGGGCGCGGAATCGCCCCGCCCCCTGCTCGACTTTGCGATCACGCCCTCGGCGGTCTGGGCCTGCACGTCCTGCGGCGCGTGCGTGGATATTTGCCCGGTCGGCAACGAGCCAATGTTCGACATCATGGACATCCGCCGCAATCAGGTCCTGGTCGAAAGTGACTTCCCGGCGGAATTGCAAGGCGCGTTCAAGGGCATGGAGAACAGCGGCAACCCATGGCAGATGAGCCAGAGTCGCATGGCGTGGGCTGAAGGGCTGGACGTGCCCACGGTGGACGAGGTCGACGACTACGAGATCCTGTACTGGGTCGGCTGCGCGGCCAGCCTGGAACCGCGCGCGCAGCAAACCGCTCGTGCCCTGGTCGGCGTGCTGCACAAGGCAGGCATACGCTTCGCCGTGCTGGGCGAGCGCGAAAGCTGCACGGGCGACAGTGCCCGGCGCGCCGGGAACGAGTACCTGTTCTACGAAATGGCGATGGCCAACATCGCAACGCTGGACGAGATCAAGCCGCGGCGCATCCTGGTCACCTGTCCGCACTGCTTCCACACGCTCGGCAAGGAATACCAGCAGTTCGGCGGGCACTACGACGTTGTGCACCACACCGAATACCTCGACGAGCTGATTCGCGACAAGCGGCTGGCTCCCGGCAGCAGCAAAGCGCCCAACGTTACTTTCCACGATCCGTGCTATCTGGGCCGCCAGAACGGCGTGATCGAAGCGCCGCGCCACGTGCTCGAACAGGTCAGCGACGCACCCCTGATCGAGATGGCGCGCAGCGGCAGAAAGTCGTTCTGCTGCGGTGCGGGCGGCGCGCAGTTCTGGAAGGAAGAGGAACCCGGTACGGCCCGCGTCAACCTGACGCGCTATGCCGAGGCGAAGGATACCGGCGCGGAGACGCTCGCGGTCGGCTGCCCGTTCTGCATGCGTATGCTGGCCGACGCCGCCAACGACGCGAGCGGCGCGGGCGGGCCGCAGGTCAAGGACGTGGTCGAGATTCTCGCGGAGCAAATGGGCATTGAAGTGTGA
- a CDS encoding alpha-amylase family glycosyl hydrolase: MRQDDAVPFALFAPYNEYVALAGDWNNWQPIEMERGEDGWWRTSVPLEDGEHEYKFLVKSNSYFAEGKIVEIADPRAARVTPDTYENACVLVKDGKPTVTTYTWRHDDVPLPQNVDLVIYEMHIGDYRGGPGDEDAGRGTFRSAAGKLDYLADLGINAVELMPVTEFPGDQGWGYLPRSLFAVENSYGSPDDLCYFIDECHARGMRVILDGVYNHGEDSTPLAQIDYTYWYYRTNPDKPDVQWGPKFNYEFHDDKLDVWPARAYVRDGILYWIDHYHIDGIRFDATAIIDNYDVLGWLRREIRQYVDDIKPFFAIAEHVPEDPTVAGMQGPMDAAWHESFSKQIMCTILGKDAHGQQPFNLDNIARTLNPRQEGYQSSYNVINYIDNHDQDRILWQLGQVGILDDPAFRRVKMGATLLLTAPGIPLIWMGQELGESHQKTLERQPIDWSLLQNQRNADLERFYCSLIALRKDAPALRSDTVEVFHVDRDRAILAFKRWTDEGNIVVTVANLKDQYAGDIEIGNWPGDGSWHEYTDNYDIDVQGGILHDKLAESEVKIYVTGMPS, encoded by the coding sequence ATGCGACAGGATGATGCAGTTCCGTTTGCGCTGTTTGCGCCCTATAACGAATATGTCGCGCTGGCAGGAGACTGGAACAACTGGCAACCGATCGAGATGGAGCGGGGTGAGGACGGCTGGTGGCGCACCAGCGTACCGCTGGAAGACGGCGAGCACGAGTACAAATTTCTGGTCAAGTCAAACAGTTACTTTGCGGAAGGCAAGATCGTGGAGATTGCCGATCCGCGCGCAGCACGCGTGACGCCAGATACCTACGAAAACGCGTGCGTCCTGGTCAAGGATGGCAAGCCTACCGTCACCACCTACACGTGGCGGCACGACGACGTCCCGCTGCCGCAGAACGTGGATCTGGTGATCTACGAGATGCACATCGGCGACTATCGCGGCGGCCCCGGCGACGAAGACGCCGGACGCGGCACGTTCCGCTCGGCAGCGGGCAAGCTGGACTACCTGGCCGATCTGGGCATCAACGCGGTCGAGCTGATGCCCGTGACCGAGTTCCCCGGCGACCAGGGTTGGGGCTATCTGCCCCGCAGTCTGTTCGCAGTAGAGAACAGCTACGGCTCGCCGGACGATCTGTGCTACTTCATCGACGAGTGCCACGCGCGCGGGATGCGCGTCATCCTCGACGGCGTCTATAACCACGGCGAAGACAGCACGCCGCTGGCCCAGATCGACTACACATACTGGTATTACCGCACCAACCCCGACAAACCCGACGTGCAGTGGGGTCCCAAGTTCAACTACGAGTTCCACGACGACAAGCTCGACGTCTGGCCCGCCCGCGCATACGTGCGCGACGGCATCCTGTACTGGATCGACCACTACCACATCGACGGCATCCGCTTCGACGCGACGGCGATCATCGACAACTACGACGTGCTGGGCTGGCTGCGTCGCGAGATCCGGCAGTACGTGGATGACATCAAGCCATTCTTCGCCATCGCCGAGCACGTACCGGAAGACCCAACCGTCGCCGGGATGCAGGGGCCGATGGACGCCGCGTGGCACGAGAGCTTCTCCAAGCAGATTATGTGCACCATCCTGGGCAAAGACGCGCACGGCCAGCAGCCGTTCAATCTGGACAACATCGCGCGCACGCTCAACCCGCGCCAGGAGGGCTACCAGAGTTCCTACAACGTGATCAACTACATCGACAACCACGACCAGGACCGTATCCTGTGGCAGCTTGGGCAGGTGGGCATCCTCGACGACCCGGCGTTCCGCCGCGTCAAGATGGGGGCCACCCTTCTGCTGACCGCGCCCGGCATCCCGCTGATCTGGATGGGCCAGGAGCTGGGCGAAAGCCACCAGAAAACCCTCGAACGCCAGCCGATCGACTGGTCGCTGCTGCAAAACCAGCGCAACGCGGATCTGGAACGCTTCTACTGCAGCCTGATCGCGCTGCGCAAGGACGCGCCCGCGCTGCGCAGCGACACCGTCGAGGTATTCCACGTCGATCGCGACCGCGCGATCCTGGCCTTCAAGCGCTGGACGGACGAGGGCAACATCGTGGTGACCGTCGCCAACCTCAAGGACCAGTACGCGGGCGACATCGAAATCGGCAACTGGCCGGGCGACGGGTCGTGGCACGAGTACACCGACAACTACGACATCGACGTGCAGGGCGGCATCCTGCACGACAAGCTGGCGGAAAGCGAAGTCAAAATCTACGTGACCGGTATGCCGTCCTGA
- a CDS encoding DUF1328 domain-containing protein codes for MLGWALTFLIVALLAGVLGFVAVAGIAATIAKVLFVVFLVLFVASLLFGRRAPIA; via the coding sequence ATGTTGGGTTGGGCGCTTACGTTCCTGATCGTCGCGCTGTTGGCAGGCGTGCTGGGTTTCGTCGCAGTTGCAGGTATTGCCGCGACCATCGCCAAAGTCCTGTTCGTGGTGTTCCTGGTTTTGTTCGTGGCATCGCTGTTGTTTGGACGCCGCGCGCCGATAGCCTAG
- a CDS encoding DUF3309 family protein — protein sequence MLILLLLLLVIVLAALPAWPYSRGWGYYPSGGVGLVLLIVLVLLLFGVL from the coding sequence ATGTTGATTCTACTCTTGCTGCTGCTGGTCATCGTGTTGGCAGCACTTCCGGCGTGGCCGTACAGCCGGGGATGGGGTTACTATCCGAGCGGCGGCGTCGGATTGGTCTTGCTGATCGTGCTGGTGCTGCTGCTGTTTGGCGTTCTGTAG